A genome region from Macaca nemestrina isolate mMacNem1 chromosome 15, mMacNem.hap1, whole genome shotgun sequence includes the following:
- the LOC105466775 gene encoding tubulin beta-8 chain-like — protein sequence MREIVFMQAGQCGNRIGVKFWETISDEHAIDSTGTYQGDNQGQLEHINVYYNEACDGRYVPRAVLVDLEPGTMDSVRSGPFGQIFRPDNFIFGQCGAGNNWAKGHYTEGAQLMESVMEVVRKEAESCDWLQGFQLTHSLGGGTGSGMGTLLLSKIREEYPDRIINTFSVLPSPKVSTTVVEPYNATLSVNQLIGNADETFCIDNQALFNICSRTLKLPTPTYGDLNHLVSATMSGVTTSLRFPGQLNADLRKLAMNMIPSPRLHFFLSSFAPLTSQRSQPYRALTVTELTQQMFDARNMMAACNPRHGRYLRAAAIFRGRITTREVDEHMFCLRNKKSRDFADWLPHNVKTTVCDIPPRGLDRSATFIGNNTAIEELFKRVSEQCTVMFRRKAFLHWYKGQGMDEMEFTQAESNIKDLVSEYQQHQDAEEEEVEEEMEA from the exons ATGAGGGAGATCGTGTTCATGCAGGCCGGACAGTGTGGGAACCGGATCGGCGTCAAG TTCTGGGAGACGATCTCTGATGAACATGCCATCGACTCCACTGGCACCTATCAAGGGGACAACCAGGGGCAGCTGGAGCACATCAACGTGTACTACAACGAGGCCTGCG ATGGCAGGTACGTGCCCCGCGCTGTACTGGTGGATCTGGAGCCGGGCACCATGGACTCTGTGCGCTCTGGGCCCTTCGGGCAGATCTTCAGGCCAGACAACTTCATCTTTG GTCAGTGTGGGGCTGGAAACAACTGGGCCAAGGGGCACTACACAGAAGGCGCGCAGCTGATGGAGTCAGTGATGGAAGTTGTCAGAAAGGAGGCTGAGAGCTGTGACTGGCTGCAGGGTTTCCAGCTGACCCACTCCCTGGGTGGGGGGACGGGGTCTGGGATGGGTACCCTTCTGCTCAGTAAGATCCGGGAGGAGTACCCAGACAGGATCATAAACACATTCAGCGTCCTGCCCTCGCCCAAGGTGTCCACCACGGTGGTGGAACCGTATAACGCCACCTTGTCGGTTAACCAGCTCATAGGAAATGCAGATGAGACCTTCTGCATAGACAACCAAGCGTTATTCAACATCTGTTCCAGGACCCTAAAACTGCCCACACCCACCTATGGTGACCTGAACCACCTGGTGTCTGCCACCATGAGTGGGGTCACCACGTCCCTGCGCTTCCCAGGCCAGCTGAATGCTGACCTGCGGAAGCTGGCCATGAACATGATCCCATCTCCCCGGCTGCATTTCTTCCTGTCTAGTTTTGCCCCACTGACCAGCCAGCGCAGCCAGCCCTACCGGGCCTTGACTGTGACAGAGCTTACCCAGCAGATGTTCGATGCTAGGAATATGATGGCCGCTTGCAACCCCCGTCATGGCCGCTACCTAAGGGCGGCTGCCATTTTCAGGGGTCGCATAACCACGAGGGAGGTGGATGAACACATGTTCTGCCTCCGAAATAAAAAAAGCAGGGACTTTGCTGACTGGCTCCCCCACAACGTCAAAACAACCGTCTGTGACATCCCCCCCCGGGGGCTAGACAGGTCAGCCACCTTCATTGGGAACAACACGGCCATCGAGGAACTCTTCAAGCGTGTCTCAGAGCAGTGTACAGTAATGTTCCGGCGCAAGGCCTTCCTCCATTGGTACAAGGGCCAGGGGATGGATGAGATGGAATTTACTCAGGCGGAGAGCAACATAAAAGACCTGGTGTCTGAGTACCAACAGCATCAGGATgccgaggaggaggaggtggaggaggagatggaggccTAG